The following proteins are encoded in a genomic region of Bacteroidota bacterium:
- a CDS encoding T9SS type A sorting domain-containing protein, producing the protein MKKFLPFLTLINFCVVASALGQAKRIQINSSAKSQPISIYKTDVSDRNTSINRNLGINYPHQLKTPQIASGVIENSIGLTQYDLQTNGSISNRLIKHNDGTISATWTMIPPAGASSSRGTGYNYFNGTTWAPAPAARIEPTYRTGFTNIVVTSSGREMAIANSSTAPGMLITSRTQKGIGLWAEDAIVLGAAANDSWSKAISGGANGETVHALWNANINGANGQYSSVYYSRSIDGGVTWPILRQVLPELDSTHYRGFGGDSYSIDTHGDTVVFVIGSFTTDLVLMRSTDNGNTWNAKVIQPFFKALYNDAKDSFPDLNGDSKSDFMQGPSGDAHVMIDNLGMTHVWWSNVLMSDSSAADLVEFFPNKIDGLLYWNDGFMIGQAPDTIAYAMDGLNGNGILDIPLSGIGGSNGMGNYRGSITQMPSAGVDANNYIYVTYQSFCDDCDTTAFNLGHKHVYLIRSLDQGISWLTPVDIDETLDALNQENVFACVAKKVDPTCIHVIFQRDAQPGILNQSGGGNTPSEIVYACVDPMIIGINKVKEFKSSNFLSQNTPNPAEGKTTINYNVAANASVVSFTVTDVLGNVVYTENKGTVNAGSYSVVLDTEAMNSGVYFYTLTVNNQKETKKMMVK; encoded by the coding sequence ATGAAAAAATTCTTACCATTTTTAACGCTAATTAATTTTTGTGTAGTAGCTAGTGCTTTAGGTCAAGCGAAGAGAATTCAAATTAACTCAAGTGCTAAATCACAGCCAATTTCAATTTATAAAACTGATGTATCCGATAGAAACACAAGTATAAATAGAAATTTAGGGATAAATTACCCACATCAATTAAAAACTCCTCAAATCGCTAGTGGGGTTATCGAAAATTCAATAGGGCTAACACAATACGATTTGCAAACAAATGGTTCTATTTCGAATAGATTAATAAAGCATAACGACGGTACTATTTCAGCTACATGGACAATGATACCACCAGCTGGAGCATCATCAAGTCGTGGAACCGGTTACAACTATTTTAATGGTACTACTTGGGCCCCTGCTCCTGCTGCACGTATTGAACCTACGTATCGTACAGGATTTACAAATATAGTAGTTACATCAAGCGGTCGGGAAATGGCCATAGCTAATTCGAGCACAGCCCCCGGTATGTTAATTACCTCTCGCACGCAAAAAGGAATCGGATTATGGGCCGAAGATGCTATTGTATTAGGAGCAGCAGCAAACGATTCTTGGTCAAAGGCAATTTCGGGTGGTGCAAATGGCGAAACTGTGCATGCTTTATGGAATGCAAACATTAATGGAGCAAATGGACAATATTCATCTGTTTACTATTCTCGGTCAATAGATGGTGGTGTAACCTGGCCAATATTAAGACAAGTACTACCGGAGCTCGATTCAACGCATTATAGAGGATTTGGAGGCGATTCATATTCCATAGATACCCATGGCGATACAGTGGTATTTGTTATTGGCAGCTTTACTACTGACCTTGTATTAATGCGCTCAACTGATAATGGAAATACCTGGAATGCAAAAGTTATTCAGCCATTTTTTAAGGCCTTGTATAATGATGCTAAAGATTCTTTTCCTGATTTAAATGGTGATTCAAAATCTGATTTTATGCAAGGTCCTTCAGGAGATGCCCATGTAATGATTGATAATTTGGGTATGACACATGTGTGGTGGAGCAATGTATTGATGAGCGATAGTTCTGCTGCTGATTTAGTAGAATTTTTTCCAAATAAAATAGATGGACTTTTGTATTGGAATGATGGTTTTATGATTGGGCAGGCTCCTGATACTATTGCATATGCAATGGATGGACTGAATGGAAACGGCATACTTGATATTCCTTTAAGTGGAATTGGTGGATCAAATGGAATGGGCAATTATAGAGGAAGTATCACACAAATGCCAAGCGCAGGTGTAGATGCGAACAACTATATCTATGTGACTTACCAATCATTTTGCGATGATTGCGATACAACAGCATTTAATTTAGGACACAAACATGTCTACTTAATAAGGTCATTAGATCAAGGAATTAGTTGGCTAACACCTGTTGATATAGACGAAACACTTGACGCACTCAATCAGGAAAATGTATTTGCCTGTGTAGCAAAAAAAGTTGATCCTACTTGTATCCATGTAATTTTTCAAAGAGATGCGCAACCAGGTATTTTAAATCAAAGTGGAGGGGGAAATACGCCAAGTGAAATTGTTTATGCTTGTGTTGATCCAATGATTATTGGAATCAACAAAGTAAAAGAATTTAAATCAAGCAATTTTTTGAGCCAAAACACTCCAAATCCGGCTGAAGGTAAAACTACCATTAACTACAACGTTGCTGCAAATGCATCAGTAGTTAGTTTTACTGTTACCGACGTATTAGGAAATGTGGTTTATACTGAAAATAAAGGAACTGTAAATGCTGGATCTTATTCAGTTGTTTTAGATACTGAAGCTATGAATAGCGGTGTTTACTTCTATACATTAACAGTTAACAACCAAAAAGAAACCAAAAAAATGATGGTGAAGTAA
- a CDS encoding nicotinate-nucleotide adenylyltransferase, whose translation MKIGLFFGSFNPVHVGHLVIANYMAQYTDLQKVWLVISPHNPLKEKSSLLDDKQRLALVKLAIENNSKLKASDIEFKLPQPSYTITTLLHLKEKYPEHEFALIMGSDNLSTFHKWKNYEEILKYHQLYIYPRPQQSGENYKQHPQVKFVEAPVMEISSTFIRQAIADKKDVRYLLPDNVYEYVKEMHFYKKKKLSI comes from the coding sequence ATGAAAATAGGATTGTTTTTTGGCTCCTTTAATCCCGTACACGTTGGGCATTTGGTGATTGCCAATTACATGGCTCAATATACCGATTTACAAAAAGTATGGTTGGTAATTTCACCGCACAATCCACTGAAGGAGAAAAGTAGTTTACTCGATGATAAACAACGTTTGGCATTGGTTAAGTTAGCCATCGAAAACAACAGTAAATTAAAAGCTAGCGATATAGAATTTAAATTACCACAACCCTCCTACACTATCACGACCTTATTACATTTAAAGGAAAAATATCCTGAACATGAATTTGCTTTAATTATGGGAAGCGATAATTTAAGTACCTTTCATAAATGGAAAAATTATGAAGAGATTTTGAAGTATCATCAACTTTATATTTATCCGCGTCCACAGCAAAGCGGTGAAAATTATAAACAACATCCACAAGTAAAATTTGTGGAAGCACCGGTTATGGAAATCTCATCAACCTTTATTCGACAAGCCATAGCCGACAAGAAAGACGTTCGTTATTTACTCCCCGATAACGTTTACGAATATGTGAAAGAAATGCACTTTTATAAAAAGAAAAAGTTATCTATTTAA
- the lpxA gene encoding acyl-ACP--UDP-N-acetylglucosamine O-acyltransferase, with protein sequence MNEMNFVNPKAKIGKNVTISPFSFIDEDVIIGDNTWIGPNVTIFSGARIGENCKIFPGAVIAAIPQDLKYAGEKTTAEIGDNSIIRECVTVNKGTSDKMKTAIGKNCLLMAYVHIAHDCILGDNIIIANSVNLAGHVDIEDWVIIEGGTGVGQFVRIGAHAFISGLTGVRKNVPPFTKAAREPLQYVGVNSVGLRRRGFSNEIILQIEDIYRTLYVKGLNVSNALAVIEQEAPSSKEKEQILAFIRNSKEGIIRGIS encoded by the coding sequence ATGAACGAAATGAATTTTGTAAATCCTAAAGCAAAAATTGGGAAAAACGTTACCATTTCACCTTTTTCATTTATTGATGAAGATGTGATAATTGGCGATAATACTTGGATAGGCCCAAATGTGACCATTTTTTCGGGTGCAAGAATTGGTGAAAATTGTAAAATTTTTCCAGGCGCTGTTATCGCTGCAATTCCTCAAGATTTAAAATATGCCGGTGAAAAAACTACCGCTGAAATTGGCGACAATTCTATTATACGAGAATGTGTTACCGTAAACAAGGGGACCAGTGACAAAATGAAAACCGCAATTGGTAAAAATTGCCTCTTAATGGCATACGTGCACATTGCACACGATTGTATTTTAGGGGATAATATTATAATTGCCAACAGTGTTAACCTTGCAGGACATGTAGATATTGAAGATTGGGTTATAATTGAAGGAGGAACAGGAGTTGGACAGTTTGTGCGAATTGGAGCACATGCATTTATTTCGGGGTTAACCGGAGTGAGAAAAAACGTGCCCCCATTCACTAAAGCTGCTCGTGAGCCATTGCAATATGTAGGTGTTAATTCGGTGGGCTTGCGCAGACGAGGATTCAGTAATGAAATTATTTTGCAAATTGAAGATATTTACCGAACACTTTATGTAAAAGGATTAAACGTCTCAAATGCACTTGCCGTAATTGAGCAAGAAGCTCCTTCTTCCAAAGAAAAGGAACAAATACTCGCTTTTATAAGAAATTCTAAAGAAGGAATTATCAGAGGAATATCTTAA
- a CDS encoding T9SS type A sorting domain-containing protein encodes MKKQLLMVLAISASLSTFAKTQPARARVTVAPNAKAVPLRQAQGGYNETPFNTNPSLGLVAPTKAYRASSTITEQSIGLTTYDLQTNSAIMNRLLKHNDGTISATWTMIPPGGVSAARGTGYNYYDGTSWGPAPAARIEPTNRVGFVNVVVTPSGREMVIAHSAVGMLLTSRPQKGTGAWTEDATVLGGVGSDTWSKAINGGANGETVHSIWNANSAGANGQNFSLYYSRSLDGGVTWPVLRTVLADLDSTKYRGFGGDAYSIDTKGDTVVFVVGDFDTDLVLMRSTDNGVSWTSTVIQPFFQAMYDDATDSFPDLDGDGTSDRMEGCSGDAHVMLDNLGKVHVWWSNVLMTDTSAADLLGYFPNSIDGLLYWNDGFATGQAPDTIAFAQDGINGNGTLDIPQAGLGGGNGMGGYRGSVTQMPTSGVDANNNIYVAYQTYCEDCDTTAFNTGHKHIYMIATANQGATWSNPTDIDQTPDLLNQEDVFACVAKNVDANCIHVIYQRDAAPGHSLSANATEAGWNSAPSEIIYACITPSDILGVKAVNKNNAVAGLSQNTPNPAEGKTTINYNVAANASVVSFTVTDVLGNVVYTENKGTVNAGSYSVVLDTEAMNSGVYFYTLTVNNQKETKKMMVK; translated from the coding sequence ATGAAAAAACAATTACTCATGGTTCTTGCAATTTCTGCTTCTTTAAGCACTTTTGCAAAAACACAACCTGCACGAGCTCGTGTAACTGTGGCGCCAAACGCTAAAGCTGTTCCTTTACGTCAGGCACAAGGTGGTTATAATGAAACACCTTTTAATACCAATCCTAGTTTAGGCTTGGTTGCGCCTACAAAAGCTTATCGTGCAAGTAGCACCATCACTGAGCAATCAATTGGTTTAACTACTTACGATTTGCAAACAAATAGTGCTATTATGAACCGTTTGTTGAAACACAACGACGGAACTATTTCTGCCACTTGGACAATGATTCCTCCAGGAGGAGTATCTGCAGCTCGTGGTACTGGTTACAACTATTATGATGGAACTAGCTGGGGACCTGCACCTGCCGCTCGTATTGAACCAACAAATCGTGTTGGATTCGTAAACGTTGTGGTAACACCGAGTGGACGTGAAATGGTAATCGCTCACTCAGCTGTAGGTATGTTACTTACCTCGCGCCCACAAAAAGGAACCGGTGCATGGACTGAAGATGCTACCGTTTTAGGAGGTGTTGGTTCAGATACTTGGTCTAAAGCTATCAATGGTGGTGCTAATGGAGAAACTGTTCACTCTATTTGGAATGCAAATTCTGCGGGTGCTAATGGTCAAAATTTTTCATTATACTACTCTCGTTCATTAGATGGTGGTGTTACCTGGCCAGTTCTTCGTACAGTTTTAGCTGACTTAGATTCTACTAAATATCGTGGTTTCGGTGGGGATGCTTATTCTATCGATACTAAAGGTGATACAGTAGTATTTGTTGTTGGAGACTTCGATACAGATTTAGTATTGATGCGTTCTACTGACAATGGTGTTAGCTGGACTTCAACCGTAATCCAACCATTCTTCCAAGCAATGTATGATGATGCAACAGATTCTTTTCCTGATTTAGATGGAGACGGAACTTCTGACCGTATGGAAGGTTGCTCTGGTGATGCTCACGTAATGCTTGATAATTTAGGAAAAGTTCACGTTTGGTGGAGCAATGTATTAATGACTGATACTTCAGCTGCAGATCTTTTAGGATATTTCCCTAATTCAATTGATGGTTTATTGTATTGGAACGATGGATTTGCTACTGGACAAGCTCCTGATACCATTGCTTTTGCACAAGACGGAATTAACGGTAACGGTACACTTGATATTCCACAAGCCGGTTTAGGTGGTGGTAATGGAATGGGTGGTTACCGTGGTAGTGTAACTCAAATGCCAACTTCAGGTGTAGATGCTAACAACAATATTTACGTTGCTTACCAAACATATTGCGAAGATTGCGATACAACTGCATTCAACACAGGGCACAAACACATTTACATGATTGCTACTGCAAACCAAGGTGCAACATGGAGTAACCCAACTGACATCGATCAAACTCCAGATTTATTAAATCAGGAAGATGTATTTGCTTGTGTTGCTAAAAATGTTGATGCTAACTGTATCCACGTAATTTATCAACGTGATGCTGCTCCTGGACATTCATTATCTGCAAATGCAACTGAAGCAGGATGGAACTCAGCTCCAAGTGAAATTATTTATGCTTGTATAACACCTTCTGATATACTTGGTGTGAAAGCTGTAAATAAAAACAATGCAGTAGCTGGACTAAGCCAAAACACTCCAAATCCTGCTGAAGGTAAAACTACAATTAACTACAACGTTGCTGCAAATGCATCAGTAGTTAGCTTTACTGTTACCGACGTATTAGGAAATGTGGTTTATACTGAAAATAAAGGAACTGTAAATGCTGGATCTTATTCAGTTGTTTTAGATACTGAAGCTATGAATAGCGGTGTTTACTTCTATACATTAACAGTTAACAACCAAAAAGAAACCAAAAAAATGATGGTGAAGTAA
- a CDS encoding T9SS type A sorting domain-containing protein translates to MKKFLPFLTLINFCVVVSAVGQVKRIQINSSAQSQPISIYKTDVSDRNTSINRNLGINYPHQLKTPQIASGVIENSIGLTEYDLQTNGSISNRLIKHNDGTISATWTMLPLGGISSSRGTGYNYFNGTTWAPAPAARIEPANRTGFTNIVTTTSGREMAIAHSSTAPGMIITSRLQKGSGPWLEYTTALGSAGNDGFAKAISGGANGETVHALWNANINGANGQYSSVYYSRSLDGGVNWPILRQVLPELDSTHYRGFGGDSYSIDTHGDTVVFVIGSFTTDLVLMRSTDNGNTWNAKVIQPFFKALYNDAIDSFPDLNGDSKSDFIQGTSGDAHVMIDNLGMTHVWWSNVLLSDTSASAAISLLPNSIDGLLYWNDGFAIGQAPDTIAYALDGVNGNGILDIPASNTSNGYANGMGFYRGSITQMPSSGVDINNIIYVSYQSFCEDCDTSAWNVGHKHVYLIKSTDQGANWSTPVDIDETLNAIYQENVFACLAKKVDPTCIHVIFQRDAQPGVLNSSGIWGLISSEIVYACVDPMIVGINKAKESISYNYLSQNTPNPAEGKTTINYKVAANASVVSFTVTDVLGKVVYTENKGTVNAGTYSLVLDTEAMNSGVYFYTLTVNNQKETKKMMVK, encoded by the coding sequence ATGAAAAAATTCTTACCATTTTTAACGCTAATAAATTTTTGTGTAGTAGTTAGTGCTGTAGGTCAAGTGAAGAGAATTCAAATTAACTCAAGTGCTCAATCACAGCCAATTTCAATTTATAAAACAGATGTTTCCGATAGAAACACAAGTATAAATAGAAATTTAGGGATAAATTACCCACATCAATTAAAAACTCCTCAAATCGCTAGCGGGGTTATCGAAAATTCAATAGGGCTAACAGAATACGATTTGCAAACAAATGGTTCTATTTCGAATAGATTAATAAAGCATAACGACGGCACTATTTCAGCAACATGGACAATGCTGCCACTGGGTGGAATATCTTCAAGTCGTGGAACCGGTTACAACTATTTTAATGGTACTACTTGGGCCCCTGCTCCTGCTGCACGTATTGAACCTGCGAATCGAACAGGATTTACAAATATAGTAACAACAACAAGTGGTCGTGAAATGGCCATAGCTCATTCAAGCACAGCACCGGGTATGATAATTACTTCTCGCCTTCAAAAAGGAAGTGGTCCTTGGTTAGAATATACAACTGCATTAGGATCTGCTGGAAATGACGGCTTTGCTAAAGCAATTTCAGGTGGTGCAAATGGCGAAACTGTGCATGCTTTATGGAATGCAAACATTAATGGAGCAAATGGGCAATATTCATCTGTTTACTATTCTCGGTCATTAGATGGTGGTGTAAACTGGCCAATATTGAGACAAGTATTACCGGAGCTCGATTCAACGCATTATAGAGGATTTGGAGGCGATTCATATTCCATAGATACCCATGGCGATACAGTGGTATTTGTTATTGGCAGCTTTACTACTGACCTTGTATTAATGCGCTCAACTGATAATGGAAATACCTGGAATGCAAAAGTTATTCAGCCATTTTTTAAGGCCTTGTATAATGATGCTATAGATTCTTTTCCTGATTTAAATGGTGATTCAAAATCTGATTTTATTCAAGGTACATCAGGAGATGCTCATGTAATGATTGATAATTTAGGAATGACACATGTATGGTGGAGCAATGTACTGTTGAGCGATACTTCTGCTTCAGCTGCAATTAGTCTTTTACCAAATTCAATCGATGGACTATTATACTGGAATGATGGTTTTGCAATAGGACAAGCACCTGACACCATTGCTTATGCTCTAGATGGGGTTAATGGAAACGGGATACTAGACATTCCGGCTTCAAATACTAGCAATGGTTATGCAAATGGCATGGGTTTTTATCGTGGAAGTATTACACAAATGCCAAGTTCTGGAGTCGATATTAACAACATTATTTATGTATCCTATCAGTCATTTTGTGAGGATTGTGATACTTCTGCCTGGAATGTTGGACACAAACATGTATACCTAATAAAGTCAACTGATCAAGGAGCAAATTGGTCTACACCTGTTGATATAGACGAAACTCTAAACGCAATCTATCAGGAAAATGTATTTGCCTGCTTAGCAAAAAAAGTTGATCCTACTTGTATCCATGTAATTTTTCAAAGAGATGCGCAACCAGGTGTTTTAAATTCAAGTGGAATATGGGGACTGATTTCAAGTGAAATTGTTTATGCTTGTGTTGATCCCATGATTGTTGGAATCAACAAAGCAAAAGAATCTATTTCATACAATTATTTAAGCCAAAACACTCCCAATCCTGCTGAAGGTAAAACTACCATTAACTACAAAGTTGCTGCAAATGCATCAGTGGTTAGCTTTACTGTTACCGATGTTTTAGGAAAGGTTGTTTATACTGAAAACAAAGGAACTGTAAATGCCGGAACTTATTCATTAGTTTTAGATACAGAGGCTATGAATAGCGGTGTGTACTTCTATACTTTAACTGTCAACAACCAAAAAGAAACCAAAAAAATGATGGTGAAGTAA
- a CDS encoding transketolase: MEQEKVSEKQDFSFEKFKESVLSDFRIANESREASLMGRREVLTGKAKFGIFGDGKEVAQLAMARAFKPGDYRAGYYRDQTFMMASGLLSIQEFFAQLYAHPDAEAEPSSAGRSMNGHYATRFLDASGNWKDLTKTKNSSSDISPTAGQMPRLLGMAQASAFYRNNPELKHPDFSKFSVNGNEVAFGTIGDASTSEGLFWETINAAGVLQVPMLISVWDDGHGISVPKKYQTTKESISEILKGFQRDETGAGYEIFKVKGWDYVALVETYQRAADLCREKHVPVLVHVEEMTQPQGHSTSGSHERYKSKERLQWEADFDCIKKMREWILASAVATEEEVVAIEEQAKKTTRDQKSKAWSAFNSPIKEELQQALQMIDAIAAESTNAPFVAKIKEELVSVVDPVRRDILECSKRILRIVRNEPINSKIVLINFLNQSKISNTERYNSYLYSESKFAVKHLTSTSVRYDEDRIVDGREVLRDNFDALLGKYKSLVIFGEDAGKIGGVNQGLEGLQKKYGEIRVFDTGIREATILGQAIGLALRGLRPIAEIQYLDYLLYAVQIMSDDLATLQYRTKGGQKAPVIIRTRGHRFEGIWHSGSPMGMIINALRGIHICVPRNMTQAAAFYNLLMQGDEPALVIEPLMCYRMKEKMPSNHGEYMLKLGVPEILKTGNDVTIVTYGYNCHLALEASKMLSECGIDCEIIDVQTLLPFDINHSIVDSIKKTNRVIFFDEDVSGGATGFMMQKVLEEQGAYKYIDAAPRTVSAKDHRPPYGSDGNYFSKPSADDLFDAVYELMQESNPTQFPRIY; this comes from the coding sequence ATGGAACAAGAGAAAGTATCGGAAAAGCAAGATTTTTCGTTCGAAAAATTCAAAGAGTCAGTATTGTCTGATTTTAGAATTGCCAACGAAAGTCGTGAAGCAAGTTTGATGGGGCGCCGTGAAGTACTTACCGGTAAAGCAAAATTTGGAATTTTTGGTGATGGTAAAGAAGTGGCACAACTTGCTATGGCAAGAGCCTTTAAACCCGGCGATTATAGAGCCGGATACTACCGCGATCAAACGTTTATGATGGCAAGCGGACTACTTAGCATTCAGGAATTTTTTGCTCAATTGTATGCACATCCGGATGCAGAAGCTGAGCCATCTTCAGCTGGAAGAAGTATGAACGGACATTATGCTACTCGTTTTTTGGATGCGTCCGGTAATTGGAAGGATTTAACTAAAACAAAAAATTCATCTTCCGACATATCTCCTACCGCTGGTCAAATGCCACGACTATTAGGTATGGCTCAAGCTTCGGCTTTTTATCGAAATAATCCTGAATTAAAACATCCTGATTTTTCTAAGTTTTCAGTTAATGGCAACGAAGTAGCATTCGGAACAATTGGAGATGCTAGTACTTCAGAAGGTCTATTTTGGGAAACAATTAATGCTGCCGGAGTTTTGCAAGTACCTATGCTTATTTCGGTTTGGGATGATGGACATGGAATATCGGTTCCTAAAAAATACCAAACCACCAAAGAAAGTATTTCTGAAATATTGAAAGGTTTTCAACGTGATGAAACTGGTGCAGGCTACGAAATATTTAAAGTTAAAGGCTGGGATTATGTTGCTTTAGTTGAAACATATCAGCGTGCAGCTGATTTGTGCCGCGAAAAACATGTTCCTGTATTGGTTCATGTGGAAGAAATGACTCAGCCTCAAGGACACAGTACTAGTGGTTCGCACGAACGTTATAAATCGAAAGAACGATTGCAATGGGAAGCTGATTTTGATTGCATAAAAAAAATGCGTGAATGGATTTTGGCATCAGCTGTTGCTACGGAGGAAGAAGTTGTAGCAATTGAAGAACAAGCTAAAAAAACAACAAGAGATCAAAAAAGCAAAGCCTGGTCGGCGTTTAACTCACCTATTAAAGAGGAACTACAACAAGCTTTACAGATGATTGATGCAATTGCAGCAGAAAGCACGAATGCACCTTTTGTTGCTAAAATCAAGGAAGAATTGGTAAGTGTTGTAGATCCGGTTAGACGTGATATACTTGAATGTAGCAAGCGAATTTTACGCATCGTACGGAACGAACCAATTAATTCAAAAATCGTACTTATCAATTTTCTAAATCAGTCAAAAATTAGCAATACAGAGCGCTATAATTCCTATCTCTATAGCGAAAGTAAATTTGCTGTGAAGCACCTTACTTCAACTTCGGTGCGCTATGACGAAGATAGAATTGTAGATGGCCGTGAAGTATTACGTGATAATTTTGATGCCTTATTAGGCAAATATAAATCACTGGTAATTTTTGGTGAAGATGCAGGAAAAATTGGAGGCGTTAATCAGGGATTAGAAGGTTTGCAAAAAAAATACGGAGAAATCCGTGTGTTCGATACCGGTATTCGAGAAGCAACTATTTTAGGACAAGCCATAGGTTTAGCATTACGTGGATTGCGACCCATTGCTGAAATTCAATATTTAGATTATTTGTTGTACGCCGTTCAAATTATGAGCGACGATTTAGCAACCCTTCAATACCGCACTAAGGGAGGCCAAAAAGCTCCTGTAATTATTCGTACACGAGGACATCGCTTTGAAGGAATTTGGCACAGTGGTTCCCCAATGGGAATGATAATAAATGCATTAAGAGGTATACACATTTGTGTACCTCGAAATATGACACAAGCTGCTGCATTTTACAATTTACTGATGCAGGGAGATGAGCCTGCTCTTGTAATTGAACCGCTTATGTGCTATCGTATGAAAGAAAAAATGCCTTCCAATCATGGAGAGTATATGTTGAAATTAGGTGTTCCCGAAATTTTAAAAACAGGAAATGATGTAACGATTGTTACCTATGGATATAATTGTCATCTTGCTTTGGAAGCTTCTAAAATGCTAAGCGAATGTGGTATTGATTGTGAAATTATTGATGTACAAACTTTATTGCCATTCGATATAAATCATAGCATTGTTGATTCAATTAAAAAAACAAACCGTGTTATTTTCTTTGATGAAGATGTTAGTGGTGGAGCAACCGGCTTTATGATGCAAAAAGTTTTAGAAGAACAAGGTGCATACAAGTATATAGATGCCGCCCCTAGAACCGTGTCAGCTAAAGATCATCGCCCACCATATGGTTCGGATGGTAACTATTTTTCGAAACCAAGTGCCGACGATTTATTTGATGCAGTGTATGAATTGATGCAGGAATCAAATCCAACACAATTTCCTAGAATTTACTAA
- a CDS encoding ATP-binding cassette domain-containing protein, giving the protein MQITLEKLGKRYNREWIFRNLNCEFNSDKSYAILGSNGSGKSTLLQVIAGNQLPSEGKINYSNDQVNIAAEQIFHQLSFASPYLELIEEYSLTELIQFQAHFKPFLSDLSATEIVQIIGLEKSKDKELKYYSSGMKQRVRLALALLSNTPIILLDEPTSNLDKKGIEWYSHLVHNYAKNRLLIVCSNHINHEYEFCKEQLLMEDFK; this is encoded by the coding sequence ATGCAAATCACACTCGAAAAACTAGGTAAACGCTATAACCGTGAATGGATTTTCAGAAATTTAAACTGTGAGTTTAATTCGGATAAAAGCTACGCCATACTTGGTTCAAACGGCTCAGGTAAATCTACTTTATTGCAGGTAATTGCTGGAAATCAACTTCCATCCGAAGGTAAAATAAACTATTCAAATGATCAGGTAAATATTGCTGCTGAACAAATTTTTCATCAACTCAGTTTTGCCTCGCCCTACCTCGAATTAATAGAAGAATATTCACTCACAGAATTAATTCAGTTTCAAGCACACTTTAAACCTTTTTTAAGTGATTTATCCGCAACCGAAATAGTGCAAATTATTGGGCTCGAAAAATCTAAAGATAAAGAACTCAAATATTATTCAAGTGGCATGAAACAGCGTGTACGATTAGCACTGGCGTTGTTGAGTAATACACCAATAATATTGCTTGATGAACCTACATCCAACCTCGATAAAAAAGGAATTGAATGGTATAGCCATTTAGTTCATAACTATGCTAAAAATCGTTTGCTTATTGTTTGCTCCAATCACATTAACCATGAATACGAATTTTGCAAGGAGCAACTTTTAATGGAAGATTTTAAATAG